CCTCCCGCGGCCCCGGCCCCTCCCTGAGTGCGAGCCCCGCACAGCTCCGCGCGCCCCGGCCCACGCAGGCGGAGGACGGAGCGAGGCCGCCGTGGGCCGAGGCCCCGCGCCCTGGCGTCCAAGGGGAGGGGACAGGACTAGAAAAGGTTCCGCGCTCTCTGTACAAAAATAGACCCGGTCTCTGTCGCAGTGGCTAAAAGTGGCTGCCTTGGTAGAAAACTAGAAAAGGAAGCGAGGCCGCGGCTGGGCCGGCGTGCGTGCGCGTGCcggcgggcgtgcgtgcgcgcgcTAGGGCCAGGCCTGCAGCTGGCGCTGGTCGTAGTCGGCGATCAGGCGCTTGATGTGCGCCAGCTTGCTGTGCAGGTACTCGCAGCGCCGCTTCTCCCGGCTGTAGTTCGTGTTGGTCTGCGGGGCGGCGGGAGCGCTCGGTCACGCGTGCATCCCGCGCCACACACGTCCCCAGCCCCGCGCGGTCCCCGCACGGCTCACCGGGAGCCGCCGGCCTGGCCTGCCACTCACCTTTTTGATTTTTCGGTATTCCTGCAAAATCTGCCCACGCGTGGTCTGTGGAGACAAACCCAACCACTTACTGTCCCTCCGTGGCGACGAACCCAGCTGCGCCTGTCCACTGTTCCGGGACGCAGCACGGTGGCCACTGGGCGCAGCAGGGAGGACGGAAGGGGGACCAGGAGCTCGAGGCCCTGAGAGGCCCCCGCCATTCCCAACGCTCTGTGCACAACACGGCCGCGGCCACGATGCAGATCCCAGCCCGGCTGCCCGCACGCCCCATGGCCGCCCCGCTGGCCGGCGCCTCCCGCACACCCGCTTTTGCAGAGCCCCGGGTTCCGTCCTGGCCCCCGGCCCTGCGGGCCTCCTGCTGCCCCTGGCTTGTGGGGCTCGGCCGAGTCCCCGCACCCCAGCCCGGCCGCCTGCGCGCCCCGGGGTGGCACCGCGTGCCGGGGCGCAGAGCCGCGCACCTCGTACTCCGGGGAGCCCTGGGACAGCTGGCGCAGCTGGGCGTCGAGCTGCGTGAAGCGCCGCGTGATCTGCTCGATGCGGGAGTGCAGGTCGCGGTACTCGCTGTACTCGGCGTTGAAGTCGTTCTTGTAGCTCTGGCGCTGCTCCGAGGACGAGATGACCGCGTATTTCCTGCGGACACAGGAGGGCCGGCTCAGGGCCCCGCCGGGACGGCGGCCCCGGGCGACCCGGCCGGCTGCGGTACTCACAGCAGGTAGTCGGGCGTGTCCGACGTGGACGTGGGCGCGCTGGCACTGCTGCAGCTTCCGTTCACGCCTGCGAGGGCGACAAGGTCCGCTGAGGCCCGCGGGGCGCTCGCCGGGTAGCAGGGTGGGGACCTGCGTGTCCCAGCACATCGGTGCACCCCACACCCGGAAGGCTAGTCTCACCTCGGTCCCCACAAGCCGATCCCACGGGGCCCAAGGGCACCCCACAGCACCGGCCTCTGCACACACGGGGCCTGCTGGAGCCCACTCCCGAGGGACTGGGCGCCGGGCCACACAGGACAGCACAAGGTGTCCCCCAGGGCCTGGGCCAGGACCCCACCTGGAAGCGGGTCAGGGCTGCCCCAGGCCACCATCGCTGGAGCTGTCCACGGGTGCTGGACCCCGCCCCCTGGTGGCCAGTGCTGCCTCAGGCTGCAGCACCCTCTGCTCAGTGCTGGCCAGGAGCTCCCCCTGGTGCGTGCAGGGCCGCACTGGGCCCGGTCCCCAGTCCCCTAGGGCTGCAAGGTAGCCTGGTGGCCAGAACTAGCTCCTCCCATGTGTCACCCCACAGGTGGACACAAGGACAGCCACCAGTGGCAGGGGCCTCAGCATTGGGTCCCCGCACACGGGGAGGGCCAGCGGCCACGGGACCCACCTGGGGTGTCGGGTGGCGCGGCGTGGGTGGCGGGCGTGGGGTCAGGCCTCCGGGCGCGGTGCCTGTCCTCAGGCCGCTCCTTGTCTTTGTGCTTTTTGGATTTCTTGGGCTTGCCGTGCGAGGCGCCGTGCAGCCTGTCTGGCTGGGCCAAGTCCGTCAGCAGGGGGAGGCCGAGGTGtgtggtgggggctgggggggcgGGGTCCACCTGTCTGCAGTCCTGGCCGCTGTGGCCCAGGTCGTTGCTGACATCGGCCAGAGGGTCGTGGACACGCGGGGGCGCGGGGGCACCAGGGCCGGGGGTGTCCGTGGCAGCTGGTGGCCCCGGGGTGGGCAGCAGGGCCTCACGGCCGTTGGACGCACACAGCTTCCCGTTGAGGGTGGGCTGTGAGCGCTGCGTGAAGTGGGAGATGCGGGGCCTCTTGCTGGCCAGGGGGTCAGTGAAGTCAGGAGGGGGCGGCCGCTTCTGGGAAGCGAAGAACAGGACAGGAAGTGACCTCCGGGCAGTGCCAGCCCCAGGGGACGCAGGGCCTGCCTGCATGGCCATTCGGGCCAACACCAGGTCCCACACAGGGGAGGGGGGCTGAGGGCAGGCTCAACGCTGCTGTGGCCGAGGGAGGGCTGGCCTGGGGATCCTGCTCCAAAAAGCCCCACGGAGGGACAGGAGGAACAGCATGCAGCAGGAGTGGCAGcgtcccctgcctccctcccgcCCCTCCGCCCAGCATGGTACCTGTGGCGGGGATGGGCAGCTCCCGGGCTCATGGGGCGGGCTGGAAGCAGGGGAAGCGGCTGGGAGGCCACTGGGGGCCTGCGGCTGGCACAGCTTCCTGTGGAGGAGCGGCGGGGGTCAGAGGATCCGCGGCAAGGCCACGTGAGCCCCACTGTCTGCATGGAGCTGGGGAGCACGACCCCCAGGACGGGCAGGGCACCCGGACATGGATCAGTATGGCCCCTGTGACAGACAGTGCGGGGCTGATGACAGGATGAGATGAGGTCTCTGGGCAGCTCGGCTGACTCCTGGGTGCCTTGCAGGAAGAGGGGGACAGAAGACGCACCCGTGCGTGCACCTGTCTCACATGGGCGCCACGCTGCCCGGACCCCCCAGGAAAAGGCCAGCAACAGGTGCAGCCCAAGCTGGTTCCCGCAGGGCCCCGACTTTA
The sequence above is drawn from the Castor canadensis chromosome 14, mCasCan1.hap1v2, whole genome shotgun sequence genome and encodes:
- the LOC109676675 gene encoding RNA polymerase II elongation factor ELL, which gives rise to MAALKEARSYGLSCGRVSDGSKVSVFHVKLTDSALKAFESYRADQDSVSLRPSIRFDGSQGHICVPQPGGPKAVRTFSFYLSSAGRDGPQGSFDCVQQCVSSHGHVHLDCLGSIQDKVTVCATDDSYQKARQSMAQAEEETRSRSAIVIKAGGRYLGKKVQFRKPAPGAADAVPSRKRATPINLASAIRRSGASGVVQRPLRDRVVHLLALRPYRKAELLLRLQKDGLVQADKDALDSLLQQVASVSARDGTCTLRDCMYKDVQKDWPGYSEGDQQLLKRVLVRKLCQPQAPSGLPAASPASSPPHEPGSCPSPPQKRPPPPDFTDPLASKRPRISHFTQRSQPTLNGKLCASNGREALLPTPGPPAATDTPGPGAPAPPRVHDPLADVSNDLGHSGQDCRQVDPAPPAPTTHLGLPLLTDLAQPDRLHGASHGKPKKSKKHKDKERPEDRHRARRPDPTPATHAAPPDTPGVNGSCSSASAPTSTSDTPDYLLKYAVISSSEQRQSYKNDFNAEYSEYRDLHSRIEQITRRFTQLDAQLRQLSQGSPEYETTRGQILQEYRKIKKTNTNYSREKRRCEYLHSKLAHIKRLIADYDQRQLQAWP